One window from the genome of Desulforamulus ruminis DSM 2154 encodes:
- a CDS encoding metal-sensing transcriptional repressor: protein MRECMDIPKVRARLKRIEGQVRGISEMVDKDIPCDEIMIQINAAKSALHKVGQIILEGHLQHCVRDGIEHGDADKTIKDFAKAVEHFSRLS from the coding sequence ATGCGAGAATGTATGGATATACCAAAGGTGCGCGCCCGGTTAAAGCGCATTGAGGGACAGGTTCGGGGCATTTCCGAAATGGTGGATAAGGATATCCCCTGTGATGAAATCATGATTCAAATTAATGCTGCTAAATCGGCGCTCCATAAGGTCGGGCAGATAATCCTGGAGGGGCATTTGCAGCATTGCGTCCGGGACGGTATCGAACACGGCGATGCGGATAAAACCATTAAGGACTTTGCGAAAGCGGTGGAACATTTTTCCCGCCTAAGTTAA
- a CDS encoding peptidylprolyl isomerase gives MKKGSIELEKGGKIEIEFFDKEAPGTVANFEKLANEGFYNGLNFHRVIPGFVAQGGCPHGTGTGGPGYTIKCETKGNPHKHQKGALSMAHAGKDTGGSQFFICYDAFPHLDGVHTVFGQVVEGQEYVDQIQPGDKMKEVKVWEE, from the coding sequence TTGAAAAAGGGTAGTATTGAACTGGAAAAGGGCGGGAAAATCGAAATTGAGTTTTTTGACAAGGAAGCTCCCGGCACCGTCGCCAATTTTGAAAAATTGGCCAACGAGGGTTTTTACAACGGTTTAAACTTCCACCGAGTCATCCCCGGATTTGTCGCCCAGGGCGGTTGCCCACACGGGACGGGCACCGGCGGTCCCGGGTATACCATTAAATGTGAAACCAAAGGAAATCCCCACAAACACCAAAAGGGCGCCTTATCCATGGCTCACGCAGGCAAAGACACCGGCGGCAGTCAATTCTTCATTTGTTATGATGCCTTCCCTCACCTGGATGGTGTACATACGGTTTTCGGTCAGGTGGTTGAGGGACAGGAATACGTTGATCAAATTCAACCCGGGGATAAGATGAAAGAAGTTAAAGTTTGGGAAGAATAG
- a CDS encoding HAMP domain-containing sensor histidine kinase, whose product MQSIKKRLVWQTLLIIILIVTLLEGFFILAVRQYYYGSTEQMLLNRAGVAVSFYNRYLPDDSSGLLIKDKARYVLENIPRDETARVEIMDWKGNLIAVHNGLVTRQKVSTPDFQQAVKGSTGIWRGREEGSDERILAVSTPLQNWQNDVVGVLRYVASLEDTDKTVIKITSAALTLGLLVILLSMFLSLWLARGIIHPIQDITAVAGRMAGGNFDVKAVKQRDDEIGQLADTLNYMSEEIVKSDRVKNEFISSISHELRTPLTSIKGWAETVLEGSLEDKQETREGLTIISRETDRMIDLVEELLDFSGLHTGRIQLHQGKVPLDRLLQEVVRQFTIQAGEKNIQLDLQTAPMEITGDYNRLKQVFINLVHNGIKFTPAGGRVAVYSLQTGEAVRITVEDNGEGMEEEDLPRVTEKFYKARMNRPGSGLGLAIVEEIIKLHRGELEIQSKPGWGTRVTITLNQHLPENKISPKE is encoded by the coding sequence TTGCAAAGTATTAAAAAGCGGTTGGTCTGGCAGACCCTTCTGATAATCATTTTGATCGTAACTTTGCTGGAGGGATTTTTTATCCTGGCGGTCCGGCAATATTATTACGGCAGCACCGAGCAAATGCTGTTAAATCGTGCCGGGGTGGCGGTGAGTTTTTACAACCGCTACCTACCGGATGATTCCAGCGGCCTGCTGATAAAGGATAAGGCTCGCTATGTGTTGGAGAATATCCCCCGGGACGAAACGGCCAGGGTAGAGATCATGGATTGGAAAGGAAATTTGATCGCCGTTCATAACGGCTTGGTCACCCGGCAGAAGGTGTCCACACCGGATTTCCAGCAGGCGGTGAAGGGGAGCACCGGAATTTGGCGGGGACGGGAAGAAGGTTCCGATGAAAGGATTCTGGCGGTTTCCACTCCGCTGCAGAACTGGCAGAATGATGTGGTAGGAGTGCTGCGCTATGTGGCCTCGCTGGAAGATACGGACAAAACGGTTATAAAAATTACCTCCGCCGCTTTGACGCTGGGTTTATTGGTGATTCTGCTTTCCATGTTTTTAAGCCTCTGGCTGGCCCGGGGGATCATCCATCCCATTCAGGATATCACCGCGGTGGCCGGGCGGATGGCCGGGGGAAACTTTGACGTAAAAGCGGTAAAGCAGCGGGACGACGAGATTGGCCAACTGGCAGATACGCTGAATTATATGTCTGAAGAAATTGTAAAAAGTGACCGGGTGAAAAACGAATTTATTTCCTCCATATCCCACGAACTCCGTACTCCTCTCACCTCCATTAAAGGCTGGGCGGAGACGGTGCTGGAAGGAAGTTTGGAGGATAAACAAGAGACCCGGGAGGGGTTAACCATTATCTCCCGGGAGACAGACCGAATGATTGATCTGGTGGAGGAATTGCTTGATTTTTCCGGACTCCATACAGGAAGGATACAACTGCACCAGGGAAAAGTCCCGCTGGACCGGTTGCTGCAGGAGGTGGTCCGGCAGTTTACCATTCAGGCCGGAGAAAAAAATATTCAACTGGATTTGCAGACGGCTCCCATGGAAATTACCGGCGACTATAACCGGCTGAAGCAGGTTTTTATCAACCTCGTTCACAATGGCATCAAATTTACCCCGGCCGGGGGGAGGGTGGCTGTTTACAGCCTACAGACAGGAGAGGCTGTCAGAATCACGGTGGAGGATAATGGCGAGGGCATGGAAGAGGAAGACCTGCCAAGAGTAACGGAGAAATTTTACAAGGCCCGCATGAACCGACCGGGCAGCGGCCTGGGGTTAGCCATTGTTGAGGAGATTATTAAGCTTCACCGGGGGGAACTGGAGATACAGAGCAAACCGGGTTGGGGAACCAGGGTAACCATAACCTTAAACCAGCATCTGCCGGAGAATAAGATCAGTCCAAAGGAATAA
- a CDS encoding heavy metal translocating P-type ATPase — protein MKNWWVDEEKRAILFTVISGLSLIVSFFQLWSLPFDAAWVAIVLCGLPIIKGAVEGLVTEFDIKADVLVSLALIASVIIGEIFAAGEVAFIMTIGALLEERTVAKARAGIERLVHLTPRTARLVRDGAETIVPAEQVQVGDILRVLAGETIAVDGVIISGQTSINQAVMTGESLPVDKGVGDEVSSGTVNQFGTFEMKATKVGEDSSLQRMIRLVESADANKAKIVGLADRWATWIVVIALLAALGTWFITDEIIRSVTILVVFCPCALVLATPTAIMAGIGNVTRHGVLVREGDALERLAKVSKIAFDKTGTLTYGKPVVVAVESFQEEVSPSALLSLTASAEQRSEHPLGKAIVVHARTIPEIHRHEPKDFILLAGRGVQAEIDGKVLLAGNPELLADHKIPLPQAMMDKAARYQADGFTMIYVALVDKAVGFIALSDTLRPDAVHMVKSIQAIGIEPILLTGDHPQSAFHIAKTVGIKNVHAECLPEDKMSAIDHYQNQNQMVCMVGDGINDAPALKKASVGIAMGGIGSDIAVDAADIALVGDDIKAIPHLLRLAKKTMKTIHINLALSLLLNFAAILLAMTGILNPVLGALVHNVGSVGVIINSALLLNWRQRE, from the coding sequence ATGAAAAACTGGTGGGTGGATGAGGAAAAGCGGGCCATTCTTTTTACGGTGATTTCCGGGCTTTCCCTTATCGTAAGCTTTTTTCAGCTTTGGAGCCTCCCCTTTGATGCCGCCTGGGTGGCTATTGTTTTGTGCGGATTACCTATTATCAAAGGGGCTGTGGAAGGTTTGGTGACCGAATTTGATATTAAAGCCGATGTACTGGTATCCCTGGCCTTGATTGCCTCGGTGATTATCGGTGAAATCTTTGCCGCGGGCGAAGTGGCCTTTATTATGACCATTGGCGCGCTGCTGGAGGAACGGACGGTGGCCAAGGCCAGGGCGGGCATTGAAAGGCTGGTGCACCTCACGCCCCGCACCGCCAGATTGGTGCGGGATGGAGCGGAAACAATTGTCCCCGCCGAACAGGTACAGGTGGGCGATATCCTGCGGGTGCTGGCCGGAGAGACCATTGCGGTGGATGGGGTAATTATCAGCGGACAAACCTCCATTAATCAAGCGGTCATGACCGGTGAATCTTTGCCGGTGGATAAGGGCGTGGGTGACGAAGTCTCCAGCGGCACCGTCAATCAATTTGGCACCTTTGAGATGAAGGCAACCAAGGTTGGCGAGGACAGTTCCCTGCAAAGAATGATTCGTCTGGTGGAATCCGCCGACGCCAACAAGGCCAAAATTGTGGGTCTGGCCGACCGATGGGCCACTTGGATTGTTGTGATTGCTTTGCTGGCAGCCCTGGGTACATGGTTTATCACCGATGAAATTATCCGTTCGGTCACCATTCTGGTTGTCTTTTGTCCCTGCGCGCTGGTGCTGGCAACGCCCACCGCCATCATGGCCGGTATTGGCAACGTTACCAGGCACGGTGTGCTGGTCCGTGAAGGCGACGCCCTGGAACGGCTGGCCAAGGTAAGCAAAATTGCTTTTGACAAAACCGGTACCCTGACCTACGGCAAGCCGGTGGTTGTGGCGGTGGAAAGCTTTCAGGAAGAGGTTTCTCCGTCAGCACTGCTGTCCCTCACCGCTTCCGCCGAGCAGCGGTCCGAGCATCCCCTGGGAAAAGCCATTGTGGTCCACGCCAGGACGATACCGGAAATACATAGGCACGAGCCAAAGGATTTCATACTGCTGGCCGGCCGGGGGGTTCAGGCGGAAATTGACGGCAAAGTTCTGTTGGCAGGAAATCCGGAATTGCTGGCAGACCATAAGATTCCTCTGCCCCAGGCCATGATGGACAAGGCAGCCCGTTATCAAGCGGACGGTTTTACCATGATTTACGTGGCCCTAGTAGACAAGGCCGTCGGTTTTATCGCCCTTTCCGACACCCTGCGCCCGGACGCCGTCCATATGGTAAAAAGCATTCAGGCCATTGGTATTGAACCCATCCTGCTTACCGGGGACCACCCTCAGTCTGCTTTCCATATTGCCAAGACGGTGGGGATTAAGAATGTGCACGCTGAATGTCTGCCGGAGGATAAGATGTCCGCCATTGATCACTACCAAAACCAAAACCAGATGGTCTGCATGGTGGGTGACGGTATCAATGACGCGCCGGCGCTTAAAAAAGCCTCTGTGGGAATTGCCATGGGCGGCATTGGCAGCGACATTGCCGTGGACGCAGCGGACATCGCCCTGGTGGGGGATGATATAAAAGCCATTCCCCATTTGCTGCGCCTGGCCAAAAAGACCATGAAAACCATTCACATTAACTTAGCCCTTTCCCTGCTGCTGAACTTTGCAGCCATTCTTTTGGCCATGACCGGTATTTTGAATCCGGTTTTGGGAGCCCTTGTGCATAATGTCGGCTCTGTGGGGGTGATTATCAATTCTGCTTTATTATTGAATTGGAGGCAAAGAGAATGA
- the hydG gene encoding [FeFe] hydrogenase H-cluster radical SAM maturase HydG codes for MMAESWVELRKQQHEEATFINHGKIISLLEQGRNFSKVELEAIIEKARTAKGLNPEEVAALIQIEDEELLEKMFAAALEIKQKIYGKRLVLFAPLYLSDHCVNNCVYCGYRCSNKITRKKLTMEEIREEVIALEELGHKRLMLDMGEDPKKTPIEYVLEAMKTIYETTKDNGAIRRINVQIAATTVEEYRQLKEAGIGTYILFQETFHRETYAQMHPSGPKRDYDWHTTAMDRAMKGGIDDVGMGVLFGLYDYRYEVVALMLGVLHLEERFGVGPHTLSFPRMREAEGVNLETFPYLVSDDQFKKIVAVMRLAVPYTGLIISTREEPNFRDEIIDLGISQMSAGSCVGIGGYKKQLENIKKGITTAADEDDAQFEVADHRTPDQIIRRICESGYIPSYCTACYRKGRTGDRFMPLAKSGEIQNVCQPNAILTFKEYLIDYAGPETKAAGERTIQNHLAEIRSDQIRKITEDRLIQIENGERDLYF; via the coding sequence ATGATGGCGGAGTCCTGGGTGGAGCTAAGAAAACAACAACATGAAGAGGCGACTTTTATTAACCATGGAAAAATTATTTCATTACTTGAACAGGGAAGAAATTTTTCAAAAGTTGAGTTAGAAGCCATTATTGAAAAAGCCAGAACAGCCAAGGGCCTTAATCCGGAAGAAGTTGCAGCATTAATTCAGATTGAGGATGAAGAATTGTTAGAGAAGATGTTTGCCGCCGCTTTAGAGATTAAACAAAAGATTTACGGGAAAAGATTGGTACTTTTCGCCCCTCTTTACCTGAGTGACCACTGTGTAAACAACTGTGTATACTGCGGCTATCGTTGTTCCAATAAAATTACCAGGAAAAAGTTAACCATGGAAGAAATACGGGAAGAGGTAATAGCCCTTGAGGAGCTTGGTCACAAACGTTTAATGTTGGATATGGGGGAGGACCCCAAAAAGACTCCCATTGAGTATGTGCTGGAGGCAATGAAAACCATCTATGAGACGACAAAGGACAATGGCGCCATTCGCAGAATAAATGTTCAGATTGCGGCAACAACCGTTGAAGAATACCGCCAACTGAAAGAAGCGGGTATTGGTACGTATATTCTGTTCCAAGAAACCTTCCACCGGGAGACCTACGCCCAAATGCACCCCTCCGGACCAAAGCGGGATTATGATTGGCACACTACCGCCATGGACCGAGCCATGAAAGGCGGTATTGATGATGTCGGTATGGGGGTACTCTTTGGCCTCTATGACTACCGCTATGAAGTAGTGGCACTTATGTTGGGCGTTTTACATTTAGAGGAGAGATTCGGAGTAGGCCCGCATACTCTTTCCTTCCCGCGGATGAGGGAAGCTGAAGGCGTCAATTTAGAAACCTTTCCTTACTTAGTAAGTGATGATCAATTTAAGAAAATCGTGGCGGTTATGCGTCTGGCCGTTCCTTATACCGGGCTCATTATTTCCACCCGGGAAGAGCCTAACTTCCGTGATGAAATCATTGACCTTGGAATTTCACAAATGAGTGCCGGTTCTTGTGTAGGAATCGGTGGCTATAAAAAACAACTGGAGAATATTAAAAAAGGCATTACGACCGCTGCAGACGAGGATGATGCACAGTTTGAAGTGGCAGACCATCGCACCCCGGATCAGATCATTCGCCGCATCTGCGAATCGGGTTATATTCCAAGCTACTGTACTGCTTGTTATCGTAAGGGAAGGACCGGGGACAGATTTATGCCCCTGGCTAAATCCGGTGAAATACAGAATGTTTGCCAACCTAACGCCATTTTAACTTTTAAGGAGTACCTGATAGACTACGCCGGTCCCGAAACGAAAGCAGCGGGTGAACGGACAATCCAAAACCACTTGGCCGAGATTAGAAGCGATCAAATTAGAAAAATAACGGAAGATCGACTGATACAAATTGAGAACGGGGAAAGAGATTTGTATTTTTAA
- a CDS encoding Mrp/NBP35 family ATP-binding protein: MSNQCSSCGEAKEKSCTEEEMNPLPKLYPGGQSRIGHVIAVMSGKGGVGKSSVTALMAVNLQRQGYKVGILDADITGPSIPKMFGLKKIPANPGLLLPAISRTGIAIMSLNLLLEKEDEPVIWRGPMIAGAVKQFWTDVNWGELDYLLLDLPPGTGDVPLTVMQQIPVDGMVVVTSPQDLALMVVKKAINMAGIMEIPLLGVVQNMAYAVCPKCGERLELFGKALQKGDVLDQLTVLEVLPIDPEFTRLCDHGQVENTATRAFEDIPTLLKVKKQVS, encoded by the coding sequence ATGAGCAACCAGTGTTCCAGTTGTGGAGAAGCGAAAGAAAAAAGCTGTACTGAAGAAGAAATGAACCCCTTGCCGAAACTCTATCCCGGCGGCCAAAGCCGGATCGGCCATGTCATTGCCGTAATGAGCGGGAAAGGCGGGGTGGGCAAGTCTTCCGTTACGGCACTGATGGCGGTTAATTTGCAGAGGCAGGGTTATAAAGTAGGTATTTTGGATGCGGATATTACCGGCCCCAGCATTCCGAAAATGTTCGGGTTAAAAAAGATTCCCGCCAATCCGGGGCTTTTACTCCCGGCCATCAGCCGCACCGGCATTGCCATTATGTCCTTAAACCTGCTGCTGGAAAAGGAAGATGAACCGGTTATCTGGAGAGGACCCATGATTGCCGGCGCTGTAAAACAATTTTGGACCGATGTGAACTGGGGGGAATTGGACTACCTGCTTTTGGATCTGCCTCCCGGCACCGGTGATGTTCCCTTAACGGTCATGCAGCAGATTCCGGTGGATGGCATGGTGGTAGTTACTTCTCCCCAGGACCTGGCTCTAATGGTTGTAAAAAAAGCCATTAACATGGCCGGGATTATGGAAATACCCCTGCTGGGCGTTGTGCAGAATATGGCCTACGCCGTCTGCCCCAAATGTGGAGAGCGATTGGAGCTATTCGGTAAGGCCCTGCAGAAGGGAGATGTCCTGGATCAATTGACCGTGCTGGAGGTTCTCCCTATCGATCCGGAGTTTACACGGTTGTGTGACCACGGTCAGGTGGAAAATACCGCTACCCGGGCTTTTGAAGACATCCCTACCCTGCTGAAAGTAAAAAAACAGGTAAGCTAA
- a CDS encoding (Fe-S)-binding protein: protein MAILLNDMDWQFKNEVLQKICTDKQRPELYNCLTCGMCSAGCPYNGVHDHSDPRKILREIALGLKDQALNNPLVWTCTMCGRCTVECPMGVDVATVIRTLRGNFGLQSPGFLQDVVNAQINTGNQMEVTQEDYLDTLQWMEEELQAEVDDPTAKIPVDKEGADFLFLWDPREIKYYPQDVQSIAKIFWYVGANWTCSSQWWDATHYGLFNGNDEESTILMKRIGEEVKRLKVKEVVVTECGHATRAQKWGPKVWTKDPFYPVKSIIEKYKEWLDAGLLFVDPSKNTEPVTLHDPCNMVRKEDLGETLRYVLKKVVTEFREMTPHGRANYCCGGGGGLLAMGKDIQPYRMSKGKLKADQIVATGCKLVACPCHNCWDQLNDIIKHFKIDARLAHLHHLISPALILEKRPVQNT, encoded by the coding sequence TTGGCTATTTTATTAAATGATATGGACTGGCAGTTTAAAAATGAAGTCCTGCAAAAGATATGTACAGACAAGCAACGTCCCGAGTTATATAACTGTCTGACCTGCGGCATGTGCAGCGCGGGGTGTCCCTATAACGGAGTTCATGACCATTCGGACCCGCGTAAGATTCTTAGGGAAATTGCCTTAGGATTAAAGGATCAAGCTTTAAATAACCCATTGGTTTGGACCTGTACCATGTGCGGCCGCTGTACGGTGGAATGCCCTATGGGGGTGGATGTGGCTACAGTGATCCGTACCCTCCGGGGAAACTTTGGACTGCAGTCGCCGGGATTTTTGCAGGATGTAGTCAATGCCCAGATCAACACCGGTAATCAGATGGAAGTGACCCAGGAGGATTATCTGGATACCCTGCAGTGGATGGAGGAGGAGCTTCAGGCGGAAGTGGACGACCCAACGGCCAAAATTCCGGTGGATAAGGAAGGGGCGGATTTTCTTTTTCTCTGGGACCCCCGGGAAATTAAATATTATCCTCAGGACGTACAGAGCATTGCCAAAATCTTTTGGTATGTAGGGGCCAACTGGACCTGCAGCAGCCAGTGGTGGGATGCCACCCATTACGGCCTGTTTAACGGCAATGATGAGGAATCCACCATTTTGATGAAAAGGATCGGGGAAGAAGTAAAACGTTTGAAAGTAAAAGAAGTGGTGGTAACCGAGTGCGGCCATGCCACCCGGGCTCAGAAGTGGGGGCCCAAGGTCTGGACCAAGGATCCCTTTTATCCGGTAAAAAGCATTATTGAGAAGTATAAAGAATGGCTGGATGCAGGCTTGTTGTTTGTAGATCCCTCCAAGAATACCGAACCGGTTACCCTGCACGATCCCTGTAACATGGTGCGGAAAGAAGATTTGGGAGAGACCCTGCGTTATGTGTTAAAAAAGGTTGTAACGGAATTCAGGGAAATGACGCCCCACGGCAGAGCCAATTACTGCTGCGGGGGCGGGGGAGGATTGCTGGCCATGGGCAAGGACATCCAGCCCTACCGCATGAGCAAAGGAAAGTTAAAAGCCGATCAGATCGTAGCCACCGGCTGTAAACTGGTGGCCTGTCCCTGCCACAACTGCTGGGACCAGCTCAACGATATTATTAAACATTTCAAAATCGACGCCAGACTGGCTCACCTGCATCACCTGATTAGCCCGGCGTTAATTTTGGAAAAAAGGCCCGTTCAGAACACTTAA
- a CDS encoding RrF2 family transcriptional regulator, which yields MKYTKATNYALHTMLYMIDHGQHEKLSVHVLAEHFQVSVTYLSKILTQLVKAGLIESTSGASGGYTLRKRAENISFMDVIRATEGSGALFECGIQEEKRCPIHQVMKEAENIMEQYLQDKKLFELASRDKVCEASKD from the coding sequence ATGAAGTATACAAAGGCAACCAATTATGCTTTGCACACAATGTTGTACATGATTGACCATGGACAACACGAAAAATTAAGTGTACATGTTCTGGCCGAGCATTTTCAAGTATCCGTTACCTACCTTTCTAAGATTTTGACACAGCTTGTAAAAGCAGGTCTAATTGAATCAACCTCTGGAGCAAGCGGAGGATACACATTGCGCAAACGGGCTGAAAACATCTCCTTTATGGATGTCATTCGGGCAACGGAAGGTTCCGGCGCACTATTTGAATGCGGGATTCAGGAAGAAAAGCGATGCCCTATTCATCAGGTGATGAAAGAAGCAGAAAACATCATGGAACAGTATTTACAAGACAAGAAGCTCTTTGAACTGGCTTCAAGAGATAAGGTCTGTGAAGCAAGCAAAGATTAA
- a CDS encoding DMT family transporter produces MSWFYLLLAGIFEMCGVAMINKLHRDGNWQAVVLLLSGFGASFLFLTLAMKTLPMGIAYAVWTGLGAAGGAILGMIFYGESKDRSRIFFISVILGAVMGLKLVS; encoded by the coding sequence ATGTCCTGGTTTTATTTGCTTTTGGCAGGTATTTTTGAAATGTGCGGTGTGGCTATGATCAATAAATTGCATCGGGATGGCAATTGGCAGGCAGTTGTTTTATTGCTCTCGGGTTTTGGTGCAAGCTTCTTATTCCTGACCTTGGCCATGAAAACCCTGCCCATGGGTATCGCTTACGCTGTCTGGACGGGTCTCGGTGCCGCCGGCGGAGCTATCCTTGGTATGATATTCTACGGTGAGTCAAAGGATCGATCCAGAATCTTTTTTATCTCGGTGATTCTTGGCGCCGTTATGGGTTTAAAGCTGGTTTCATAA
- a CDS encoding DMT family transporter: protein MTFQWLKVFIGAFFEVFWVIGLKHADNLWTWLGTAMAVSLSFYFMIMAGRKLPVGTVYAVFVGLGTAGTVLSEILFFGEPFNWIKLSLILLLLAGVIGLKLVTGEKESSLQGGA from the coding sequence ATGACTTTCCAGTGGTTAAAAGTGTTCATTGGAGCATTTTTTGAAGTGTTTTGGGTTATAGGGCTCAAACACGCCGATAATCTCTGGACCTGGCTGGGTACCGCCATGGCTGTCTCACTCAGCTTTTATTTCATGATTATGGCGGGCCGAAAATTACCGGTAGGTACGGTATATGCCGTCTTCGTGGGCCTGGGAACAGCCGGAACGGTTCTTAGCGAAATTCTTTTCTTTGGTGAGCCCTTTAACTGGATCAAACTGTCCTTGATCCTTTTATTGCTGGCGGGGGTTATTGGATTGAAGCTTGTAACCGGGGAAAAAGAAAGCAGCCTGCAGGGAGGTGCTTAA
- a CDS encoding response regulator transcription factor, translating into MTKILVVEDESAIRSFIAVNLRRQGYDPVEAASGEEALAVMEQQQDIAVAILDVMLPGMDGFAVCRALRERFPAMGMVMLTAKGQEQDKVQGLQLGADDYVVKPFSPKELLARIESLLRRLERPTVELGSRQEASFTSGPFIMRPDQRKFYKDSREIELTPREFAIIKLFMENPKVALSRDDVLNSVWGKNYIGDLKTVDVNIRRIRQKIEDKPEDPKYIQSIWGYGYRWLGGD; encoded by the coding sequence ATGACCAAAATTCTGGTAGTAGAAGACGAGTCCGCCATCCGGAGTTTTATTGCAGTGAATTTAAGACGGCAGGGCTATGATCCGGTGGAAGCGGCCAGCGGTGAAGAGGCCTTGGCAGTGATGGAACAGCAACAAGACATTGCCGTGGCCATTTTGGACGTGATGCTGCCGGGGATGGACGGCTTTGCGGTTTGCCGGGCCTTAAGGGAAAGATTCCCGGCAATGGGGATGGTCATGCTCACGGCCAAAGGCCAGGAACAGGACAAAGTACAGGGGCTGCAACTGGGAGCGGATGATTATGTGGTAAAGCCCTTCAGCCCCAAGGAACTTCTGGCAAGAATTGAGTCCCTGCTGCGGCGCCTGGAAAGGCCGACGGTGGAGTTAGGGAGCCGGCAGGAAGCTTCATTCACCTCAGGGCCTTTCATCATGCGACCGGACCAAAGGAAATTTTATAAAGATTCCAGGGAGATTGAACTGACTCCCAGGGAATTTGCCATTATCAAACTGTTTATGGAAAATCCCAAAGTTGCTTTAAGCAGGGATGACGTATTAAATTCCGTCTGGGGCAAAAATTATATCGGCGATTTAAAGACCGTGGATGTGAATATACGGAGAATCCGGCAGAAGATTGAGGACAAACCGGAAGACCCCAAATACATCCAGAGCATCTGGGGGTATGGCTACCGCTGGCTGGGAGGGGATTGA